A genome region from Macrobrachium rosenbergii isolate ZJJX-2024 chromosome 42, ASM4041242v1, whole genome shotgun sequence includes the following:
- the LOC136827647 gene encoding uncharacterized protein, translated as MRLISITILLVLSIGASEAKKFKSGGFGGGGFGGGGIIAQPIFQPIPIIHQPVYGGYGGGGYGGYGGGGFGGGGFGGGGFGGGYGGGFGGGHGLGFGGGPGLGFGGGHGIGLGGGHGIGYGGGPGIGFGGGPGIGFGGGPGIGFGGGPGIGLGGGGFGGGGYGR; from the coding sequence ATATCCATCACCATCCTCCTGGTTCTGTCCATCGGAGCCTCCGAAGCCAAGAAGTTCAAGTCCGGTGGTTTTGGAGGCGGAGGTTTTGGAGGAGGCGGCATCATCGCCCAGCCCATATTCCAGCCGATCCCAATCATCCACCAACCTGTCTACGGAGGCTACGGGGGAGGAGGCTACGGAGGATACGGGGGCGGGGGCTTCGGAGGCGGGGGCTTCGGAGGTGGGGGCTTCGGAGGAGGCTACGGGGGCGGTTTCGGAGGGGGCCACGGTCTAGGTTTTGGTGGTGGACCTGGCTTAGGGTTCGGAGGAGGCCACGGTATAGGCCTAGGAGGTGGCCACGGAATCGGATACGGCGGTGGTCCAGGGATAGGCTTCGGAGGTGGCCCAGGCATCGGCTTCGGAGGTGGCCCAGGCATCGGCTTCGGAGGTGGGCCAGGCATCGGCCTCGGAGGGGGCGGATTTGGAGGTGGTGGCTACGGCCGCTGA